The following proteins come from a genomic window of Proteinivorax hydrogeniformans:
- the yidD gene encoding membrane protein insertion efficiency factor YidD, whose amino-acid sequence MLKNLSIVLLRFYQKFISPLKGPSCRFYPTCSTYGIQAYQKHGFIKGTFLTVKRVFKCNPFNPGGYDPVP is encoded by the coding sequence ATGCTTAAAAATTTATCTATAGTGTTGTTAAGGTTTTATCAAAAGTTTATTTCACCGTTAAAGGGTCCTAGCTGTAGGTTTTATCCTACCTGTTCTACATATGGGATACAAGCTTATCAAAAGCATGGGTTTATTAAAGGAACTTTTTTAACGGTAAAAAGAGTATTTAAATGTAACCCGTTTAATCCAGGGGGATATGACCCTGTTCCATAA